The nucleotide sequence tCTTCAttacggtgcacaggcttctcactgcagtgacttctcttgttgaggagcatgggctcagtagttgtggtgcacagacttagttgctttgcagcatgtgggagcttcctggactagggatcaaacccatgtccctgcattggcaggtgggttcttatccactgtaccaccagggaagtccttatggcCATTGTTTTTGATGCTTTTTCTGTATGGGGCTGAAGGTGGCTGGTCTGTCTCACTGACTTTACCTGTTGAAAGCCTGACCTCTTCCTTAGGCCTGAGACCCAGGAGGGGCTGCCCATCTTGTCCCCCAGCCCTAATGGTGCTTGGTAAGGACTGAAGTATTTGTGAAGTAGAAACAAGCAGGGTCTCCCACCACCTGTAATTCTCCAGTGTATTCCACCTTCAAGGTCGTGAGCAGGCTGAACTAACTGGTCTGCGACTTGCAAGCTTGGGGTTGAAGTTTAATAAAATCGTCCATTCCTCCATGACCCGTGCGGTAGAAACCACTGACATCATCAGTAAACACCTGCCAGGTGAGTGCCAGGCACCCCAGGTGCCCagcagcagggagggaggggtggctGCTCCTAAAGGGACTGAATCCTGTGCTTTTCTACAGGCGTCTGCAAGGTCAGCACAGACCTGCTGAGGGAAGGCGCCCCCATCGAGCCTGACCCCCCTGTGTCTCACTGGAAGCCAGAGgctgtggtaaaaaaaatcctccCGGGGCAGCCTCCTATGGGGAGCAACCTCCACTCTGCCCTCGGGCTCCTGGTGGCAGCGTGACCCATGCTGCCTCCATATGCACGATTCCTTCTTCTGCCCCTAGCAGTATTATGAAGATGGAGCGCGGATCGAGGCCGCCTTCCGGAACTACATCCACCGGGCAGACGCCAAGCAGCAGGAGGACAGCTATGAGATCTTCATCTGCCATGCCAACGTCATCCGCTACATCGTGTGCCGGTGAGGGGTCCTGCTGGGTGCCCTTGGCCCTGCTCCCCCTCCTGCCCGCCTGTGCCTCCAGAGTTTCCTCCAGGTCCAGCTGGTGGTCTGGTAGAGTGGCTTTCAGTCCAGTTTTCTCATGACTGTGTGTTTTTGGTGGGAACAGACCAGACCAAGTGTCCTCCGTTGGCAGTCTTTCCTGGGTGATGTTGTGGTTGCTTGGTTCAGGTGCTCTGTGCCGGCTGCTCACATTGCGAAGTCATAGTTTATATGCCAACGCCCCATTTCCCTGACATGCAGTGACTGGTTTAGCACCTGTCGCTGGATCATGCCACTGTGGTTACTCAATGTTTGCCTCATAGTTTCTTATTTCCCTTAGCTTATTAACTGGAAATTTTTTGCAGTTATGGACTCACAGACCTGCTTGTGCAGGGTTATAGCCTGAGTATGTTAGTCACTTCCCTGCTTCAGCTGACCCATTGTAGGAAGTCAGGagcttctccaggggctcctgTGTCGTTGGAGCCAGCCAACCACTTCCCTGTGTCCTGGCCCCACCGAGTTCCAGGCCTTCGCAGTGATGCCTGCCCTGAGCCACATCCTGAGTCACAGAGGGCCTGGACCTGGAAAAGCCAGCAGGGTGCTCATGCATTTGATCAAATCCCACATAGAGCCAGATGTTAAATAACTGTAACCCTGCCTCCCCCAGATCCATTAGAAGCTGTTTGGCAGGTGCTTCAGGAGCTGAGGGGATCCCCCTTCTCACATGGGCCCACTTGTCCAGATGTCACACACGGCTCCAGGCGAGAAGTGCCATGCCGGGGTAGCGTGGTCCAGGCCAGGTTGAGTGCTGCTGGGAGGAAGGGCTGGGCTGCAGGCTTGTAGCTTGAGCCTGTGTGTTGCTTTTAACACCAAGAAGCCAGCAGCCTGGGCTTTGACTTCTGGGCTGTGTAAACACACATCCTTCCATATCCCAGGACAACACTGACCCAGCATCACTAGGAGGCAAACCTGCTGAAAACGGGCCAGAAATGACCAGGCTTGGAGCAGTGGTACCTGTGCTAAAGACAGGGCTGCTGGGAGCCAGGGCCTCTGCCCCAGGAAATGGGAGGACGACCTGCCCCCTAACTTAGGACAGTTTCTGAAAGTGGTGAATGTGACGTTGAGACTTTAAAAAGCAGTGTGTAGGTAGTTACTCCTTCAAGTCAGCAAAACTCTTGACAGAGTGGTGGTGAGACAAGCCACGGGGCTGCCGCTTGTCGACCCCAAAGTTCTAGGGCAGGATGAGTGTCTGGTGACATGGACAGAGGCCGTAGTCATGCTGTGCCCTTCAGCAAATactaactgtgcttgaaaagcaCTTTTAAGAGCATGAAAACGCTCCAGGGGTCGTGGCTGCACCTGCTGCACCATCTGGCTGCCCTCTGCCCCCTTCTGGTTACACTGGGAAAGCAGATTAAGTTGCATGCATTTGTTTACCAGTGTGCTTGTGACTCACCTGCAGGCCTCGAGCGCGCTTGATCCCCATCCCAGAGGGACTGGATTCTCCCCAACCCCTTGTTGGGCTGTTGGGTTGACATCTGCCCGGCAGCTCCTTCCTCTGAGAAACCCCATCTGAAAGCAAGAGGGACTTAGAGATGCTGGACCCAGCCCCTGGAAGTTTGCCCAGGGGCTTCTcatctggggtggggggaccctCAGCTTTGTTGAGACCTGGCCTGTTTCTAGCACATTCTCTCTTCTCCTCAGGGCGCTGCAGTTCCCTCCAGAAGGCTGGCTCCGCCTTTCCCTCAACAATGGCAGCATTACCCACCTGGTGGTCCGGCCCGATGGCCGAGTGGCTCTCAGGGCCCTCGGGGACACAGGGTTCATGCCTCCTGACAAGATCTCCCGTTCCTGAGGGCCGCTTTGAGGCCTTGCGTCCTCCTCAGCCCGCCgccggcctggtgtgcgtgccGCCAAGACCGCAGGTTCCCCCGTGTCCCCCCACAGGCTGCGCAGCGGGGATGGCCACCTCTAGGTGGCGGGAAAGCAAAAGGATCTACAACACAGAGTTCTCAACTCAAGGTCCAGGATGGAAAAGGGAAGCACTCAGGTCAGACCAGCTTCATCTCTTTCGCAGGGTGTCTACCTCCCTCTCATCCAGGACGAACCGGAAGGGTCCAGGCAGGCCTGTTTGAGGGACTGGATGAGGCCCCCCAGATGCCATGACTGTAGGGACCAGGCAGACTCCGCAGCAGGCTGTCCGCCAGCAGAGCCCgtcaggcaggaggaagaggaggagggcgCAGCGCTTCTTCTGTTTGTAACTTATTCTGCTTTGTACATTCGTTTCCTAAAACTTGTCACTTACATAAAGATTTTTCTCACCTGGTTCTTGCTTTGAAAACCAGTTTCTCACTCCAAAGTCACACCTCCCTGATGCTGTGGGATCTGAACTTTTGTGTCGTGAGGCCTTTCTGGACACACAGGAGGAGCACCTTGGCCAGTGAGGGAGGTGACTTGAGCTGCTGGCCTCACCAGAGGCAGTGATGAATGCCCCAGGAGCGGCCCGTTTCAGTAAGACGTCCAACTGACAGTTCAGTCCTTGTTTGCCTCTGGCTGTTAATCTTTTATGCTTATGGATTAAAATATTTAGTGTGTCCATcccaaatttctgttattttagggAGAAAGTACAATTTTTATTGAGTGGTTATGAACATTTTCTGTAATCAGTGCAACTAATTGGAGTATTTGATGTTTCTGTCAATTTTGGAAAtaactacaaaataaaattttattttactggtTTTTCAAAGTACTAATTGTGAATGTTTTAAAACAAGCAGCCTTTGCATGACAAACAGCAGCCCCAACTAGCTGAGAAAGTCTTAGCAGAAAGCCCTTTCCCCAGGAACTAGTGTACCCTGGGCTGAAGTTTCGCAGGGCATCTGCCCAACAGGGGCCTCAGTGAGAGGCCCTGCCCCAGGACAGTGAGCTCAAGTGGTTTTCTAAAAGCAACAACCATGCACCATTCTGTAGAAATAGTTTTGACAAGTTAGCCAGGGGCTGTGCCAACGTCTAAGACCAGAAAAGCGTCAGACAGCACCAGGTGTCTGGCCTCGGGTGCTGTGAGGTCCCGTAGTCGAGCCCTGGGCACCTGGACCCTCAGCACTTGCAGGTCCTCCTTGTCTCCCTGGGTTTGTATGGTCACATACTGTCCCGTCTGCAGACCTGTCTTCAGTGGCATGTCCACCCTCTGTACTTAGCGCGGAGGACCAGGGCAACGTTTCAGAAACAGGAAGTGAGCCcaggagcaggacaagggtgTTTGGATGGGGTCACTCACAAGGGCCCAGGAAATCACCCTGAGGTGGGACATATGACCGAGGACTTATGAAACATCAGGAAAGACCTCCCAGCTGTGACCGACATAAAAACCCACCCCGAGAGCCTGTGCGTCAGGACGGATCTTGAACTGACTGCAGCGGGAATGAAGGTGGTTCCCACTGGCTGCATTGCTGTTTGTTCCAAAATATCTCGAGACAGTTGAGGAAGGAACCTGAGGGCACATGTGACCCAGAGCTGCCTGCGGGTCTCCACACACAATGAGAAACACATGCCTCCAACTGCCTGAGCACACCTGACTTGGGGATGGGATAGCGATGTGCCCAGTGACTGGCAACTGTACCCAACAAGACAATCACCCTACAACCATCCCCTCTGAGCTGTAAATGCTTCTGGAAACATCCAAAAACTACCCCAAAAGATCTGGTTACCACATGTGGTGCCTGCTCTCCCCCAGGAGCAGAGGGCCCTCTGAAGCCCCCTGTACTGCAGCCCACGGCTCAGCCACCACCCACCATGATGGGGTTCCCATCACCTCTTTTCAACCTAAGACATTACATACTGATTGTCAACATCACAGGAAAAGGCTCCCTGTTTCATAGGACACTTAGGAACTATTTGCTAGTTTAACTGATGCCAAGGCTTTTCACAACTGTGTTAGGAACGAAAGGGCCCCAGACAGCAAATAAACTGCTCTCGGATTGATGTTCTGTTTAACCCAAACACTGCTTAAGAGTTTGCTAAAAAGGGCACTTTTCCTGGGTACAGTTGAGAGAGGTCTTTCTGAAAGCTTAGAATGATTACcacatggttttaaaaataatttattccattaagtagttttaaaaaatagtaaaatcacCGCGGGACACATGATAATGCATTCAGTGGAACCAGGGCCAACTTATgtaaacaaatggagaaataatCAAAGGTCTAAACTTGAGAAAACAGGAACAGCAGTCTGTAAAGTTAGGGCACATCCCTACTTTAATTTCCATCTGAATATTTATAACAATATACAGGACAGCATGGTCAAATTTTAGAGAAAACAGATCATCACTATGACTACATCTGTGTTCCTATTTGAGAATAGAGATGTCTTTTAAAAACGCCATTTGGTTTGTAGAACAGAATGTATTTTTCTCTTATGTCTACGTCATCTGCTACACAAGTGAGAACAcccttttgaattttaaaacctTAATCTCAGGTCCCGATATTCCTGACCTGTCTCTTGTTACTGTGtgaaagaaataaacttttttttttttttttaacatgtttcaaTTCAGAATctttacaaataaaaaagaatctcaCTTATGTCTACCTCCTATCACTGTATAGTCTCAAAGAGTAAGCAGAGGAGAATCAAAAGTGGTTTACAAAAGGCACTGGACAAAAGACGCATTGGCAGTTCTCACTTTTGATCAAACACTGGCAATGCCCCCAGAACCCTGCTGTGAGTGGCCACTGCTAACACGGGAGAAACAGCCCTCAGCGTGGCTGCAATGTCCCAGGCCCTCCGCGATGCAGAGCTCTGTGTGCGGAAACCCTCCAGCAGGTACGGCCCAGGGGGAGGGAAGACCAACGACACTGAAAGGACAGAACTGGGATCAGGTATTTCCTCCAAAGCAAACCTTTTGTCTCTACTAAAACGTGATGCTCTTTCATAAAGCAAGTCCAACTGAAATGCATTCTAAAATACGGGGTACACCTCAAAACCAGGGAACAACATTCAGGTTACTTTATTACACTGCACTTGCAGCTACATAAGGTGCACTGTGAAAGGCCAAGTGCTGGTGAGAAAGGACACAC is from Muntiacus reevesi chromosome 13, mMunRee1.1, whole genome shotgun sequence and encodes:
- the PGAM5 gene encoding serine/threonine-protein phosphatase PGAM5, mitochondrial isoform X2, producing the protein MAFRQALQLAACGLAGGSAAVLFSAVAVGKPRAGGDAEPRVVEPPAWAGAARPGPGVWDPNWDRREPLSLVNLRKRSLEPGEEELTSRLDHCKAKATRHIFLIRHSQYHVDASLEKDRTLTPLGREQAELTGLRLASLGLKFNKIVHSSMTRAVETTDIISKHLPGVCKVSTDLLREGAPIEPDPPVSHWKPEAVYYEDGARIEAAFRNYIHRADAKQQEDSYEIFICHANVIRYIVCRALQFPPEGWLRLSLNNGSITHLVVRPDGRVALRALGDTGFMPPDKISRS
- the PGAM5 gene encoding serine/threonine-protein phosphatase PGAM5, mitochondrial isoform X1; this translates as MAFRQALQLAACGLAGGSAAVLFSAVAVGKPRAGGDAEPRVVEPPAWAGAARPGPGVWDPNWDRREPLSLVNLRKRSLEPGEEELTSRLDHCKAKATRHIFLIRHSQYHVDASLEKDRTLTPLGREQAELTGLRLASLGLKFNKIVHSSMTRAVETTDIISKHLPGVCKVSTDLLREGAPIEPDPPVSHWKPEAVQYYEDGARIEAAFRNYIHRADAKQQEDSYEIFICHANVIRYIVCRALQFPPEGWLRLSLNNGSITHLVVRPDGRVALRALGDTGFMPPDKISRS